A single region of the Lentimicrobiaceae bacterium genome encodes:
- a CDS encoding SRPBCC family protein produces MPVFEIKQIVETDLATCWDFFSDPRNLAMITPPDMNFVIKYPHTIPRMYRGMIIRYTVSPMFKIPLEWVTEITQVENESYFVDNQIKGPFKLWHHQHIFKQTETGVEMTDIVNYELPFGLIGELTAKSLVEKRIENIFRFRRTVIDNRFKAQIQDTHLLNSLK; encoded by the coding sequence ATGCCTGTATTTGAAATCAAGCAGATTGTTGAAACAGATTTAGCTACTTGTTGGGATTTTTTTTCTGATCCTCGCAATCTGGCGATGATCACTCCTCCTGATATGAATTTTGTAATTAAGTATCCCCATACGATTCCTCGGATGTACAGAGGTATGATTATCAGGTATACTGTTAGTCCGATGTTTAAAATTCCATTAGAATGGGTTACAGAAATTACCCAGGTTGAGAATGAAAGCTATTTTGTTGATAATCAAATTAAAGGGCCTTTTAAGTTGTGGCATCATCAGCATATTTTTAAACAAACAGAAACGGGTGTGGAAATGACTGATATTGTAAATTATGAACTTCCATTTGGGTTAATCGGAGAATTAACAGCGAAGTCTTTGGTTGAAAAAAGAATAGAAAATATCTTTCGTTTTCGCCGTACGGTGATTGATAACAGGTTCAAAGCTCAAATACAGGACACACATTTGCTGAATAGTCTGAAATGA
- a CDS encoding DMT family transporter, which produces MTSAKTSVIAGAFAICLSAVLWGLDGIVLTPRLYNLNVGLVVFVLHALPFLIMNLFLYKEYRLLKVLSQKEILYLFLIALMGGAIGTMAIVRALFLVEFRDLTIVVLLQKLQPIFAIALAAILLRERVKKNFFLWASLAIIAGYFLTFGWGLPYLGSDSKTALAAAYSLLAAFSFGSATVLSKGVLHRLPFQAATFFRYGFTTIIMLVFVIVTGTISGIAGATSHNWLIILIITFTTGSGAIFLYYYGLRKVKAMLATICELCFPLSAIVFDYIFHGKVLSAVQWVSAMVMLIAIVRLSIGGNTEKKA; this is translated from the coding sequence ATGACATCTGCCAAAACTTCTGTGATTGCCGGAGCCTTTGCAATATGCCTTAGTGCTGTGCTTTGGGGGCTCGATGGTATTGTGCTTACGCCCCGGTTGTATAATTTAAATGTTGGGTTAGTTGTGTTTGTGCTGCATGCACTTCCGTTTCTCATCATGAATTTATTTTTATATAAGGAGTACAGGTTGCTGAAGGTGCTTTCGCAAAAAGAAATATTATATCTTTTTCTTATTGCTTTAATGGGAGGTGCAATTGGGACAATGGCGATTGTCAGGGCTCTTTTTCTGGTTGAATTCCGCGATTTAACCATTGTTGTTCTGCTGCAGAAGCTTCAACCCATTTTTGCGATTGCTCTTGCCGCTATCTTGCTTCGTGAGCGTGTGAAAAAGAATTTTTTCTTATGGGCTTCCTTGGCTATTATAGCAGGCTATTTCTTAACTTTTGGCTGGGGGCTTCCTTACCTGGGCTCTGATTCCAAAACGGCCCTTGCTGCTGCTTACTCCCTGCTGGCAGCATTTTCATTTGGTTCTGCAACTGTGTTAAGTAAGGGGGTTCTTCACCGGTTACCATTTCAGGCTGCAACCTTCTTCCGGTATGGTTTTACTACCATTATTATGTTGGTATTTGTTATAGTTACCGGTACCATTTCCGGAATAGCGGGTGCTACTTCTCATAATTGGTTGATTATTCTTATCATCACATTTACTACCGGCTCCGGAGCTATTTTTCTTTACTATTATGGATTGCGCAAGGTCAAGGCTATGCTTGCCACCATATGTGAACTCTGTTTTCCGCTGTCAGCTATAGTTTTTGATTATATTTTTCACGGCAAAGTATTGAGTGCCGTGCAATGGGTGAGCGCAATGGTGATGTTGATTGCCATTGTCAGGCTTAGCATCGGGGGTAATACTGAAAAAAAAGCCTGA
- a CDS encoding response regulator, with translation MQSRIKYNFTLLIVEDISSNYLFLESAIGRCFKKVLHAPSGLEAVELCKNNQDIGLVLMDVSMPVMNGFDATRLIKDFRPDLPVIALTAYIIDQLEEKLKDAGCSDFMLKPFDYQELEGRIAQLLSSRQSR, from the coding sequence ATGCAATCTAGGATCAAATATAATTTTACTCTATTAATTGTTGAAGATATTTCCTCCAACTATCTTTTTCTTGAGTCTGCTATCGGAAGGTGTTTTAAAAAAGTCTTACATGCCCCGAGTGGCCTCGAAGCGGTTGAATTGTGTAAAAATAACCAGGATATTGGCCTTGTGCTTATGGATGTGAGTATGCCTGTCATGAATGGCTTTGATGCCACCAGGTTAATTAAAGACTTTCGACCTGATTTGCCTGTAATCGCACTTACTGCTTATATCATTGATCAGCTGGAAGAGAAGCTGAAGGATGCAGGCTGCTCTGATTTCATGCTAAAGCCATTTGACTATCAGGAGCTTGAGGGTAGAATTGCCCAACTTTTATCTTCGAGGCAAAGCAGATAA
- a CDS encoding DUF362 domain-containing protein — translation MKRRDFIAKSVSAGIVAGAAGSLGGIVNLATAAQAQKNWDLVAVRDGEPEVMFERAIASLGGMARYVKKGQKVVVKPNIGWDVVPERAGNTNPKLVGRIVKHCLDAGAAEVYVFDNTCDAWNLCYKNSGIEKAVKDAGGKIVPGNTENYYKPIIIPRGKRLKEAKVHELILNSDVFINVPVLKHHSSASLSLSMKNLMGVVWDRGYWHRNDLHQCIADFVSWRKPTLNIIDGYRVMMRNGPRGVSTADVVTMKQMIVSADIVAADAAAARIFGSKPEEIDHIRIAHEMKLGNMLLDQLTINRIKI, via the coding sequence ATGAAACGTCGTGATTTTATTGCTAAAAGTGTTAGTGCCGGCATAGTGGCTGGTGCTGCCGGAAGCTTGGGTGGAATCGTAAATCTGGCCACAGCTGCGCAGGCTCAGAAAAATTGGGACTTAGTTGCTGTTCGCGACGGTGAGCCTGAAGTGATGTTTGAAAGGGCCATTGCTTCCTTGGGCGGAATGGCCAGATATGTAAAAAAAGGACAGAAAGTTGTTGTAAAACCAAATATCGGATGGGATGTTGTTCCTGAAAGAGCTGGGAATACCAACCCTAAACTGGTCGGTCGAATTGTAAAACATTGTCTTGACGCCGGCGCTGCCGAGGTTTATGTGTTTGATAATACCTGCGATGCATGGAACCTGTGCTACAAAAATAGTGGCATTGAAAAAGCCGTAAAAGACGCCGGTGGTAAAATTGTCCCGGGAAATACGGAGAATTACTATAAACCCATAATTATCCCCCGTGGCAAGCGGTTGAAAGAAGCCAAAGTGCATGAATTAATTCTTAATTCAGATGTGTTTATCAATGTGCCTGTATTAAAACATCATAGCTCGGCAAGTCTTTCTCTTTCAATGAAAAATTTAATGGGAGTCGTTTGGGACAGAGGTTATTGGCACAGGAATGATTTGCATCAATGCATTGCTGACTTTGTTTCCTGGCGCAAACCTACCCTGAATATTATTGATGGTTACCGAGTGATGATGCGCAACGGGCCTCGGGGCGTTTCTACTGCTGATGTTGTTACAATGAAACAAATGATAGTTTCAGCTGATATTGTTGCTGCTGATGCTGCTGCTGCACGCATTTTCGGAAGTAAACCTGAAGAGATTGATCATATCAGAATTGCCCATGAAATGAAACTGGGAAATATGTTGTTGGATCAACTCACCATAAACAGAATTAAAATCTGA
- a CDS encoding 4Fe-4S binding protein, producing MHRLSWLKAVRVAVSMLFFLSVGLIFIDLVQWIPVKIINAITWTQYAPSLISFFTSPGFAAAGFILFTILTLLLGRVYCSSVCPLGTFQDIIYRMGRRFFKQKPLKYSKPKNILRYTVLVAVIISFISGTSLLLSLLDPYSNFGRITGDIFRPAFQFVSNSLAAVLERQDIFWLARKDLKGIHTSSVVFASGFLFLVVIMSFSRGRLFCNTLCPVGALLSIFSRGSRLRIVLDKSSCNSCGQCSKVCKAQCIDIKSKEVDFTRCVACFNCLSACPSDGVLYSSRKSTPYIPEDEKLQASSGKRRTILKAILLTTAFTSVKAFATRLKGGEKPTEIPEDKKLVATPPGSGSHEHFNLFCTACHLCVSACPTQVLQPSFLQYGLHGLMQPYMDYHSGFCNFECTLCAEICPADAIKIVKPEQKKRVQLGVAHFIEKNCVVYTDNTACGACSEHCPTKAVNMVPYKNGLTIPEVNDKICIGCGACEYACPTRPYRSIFVEGNAVHQLADEPVQEKIELQKTTEDFPF from the coding sequence ATGCATCGGTTATCCTGGCTCAAGGCTGTTCGTGTAGCCGTTTCAATGCTATTCTTTCTTTCGGTAGGGTTGATTTTTATTGATTTAGTGCAGTGGATTCCGGTAAAAATTATCAACGCCATTACCTGGACACAATATGCCCCTTCTTTGATTAGTTTCTTTACTTCTCCCGGTTTCGCAGCCGCAGGTTTTATCCTTTTTACTATTCTTACACTGCTTTTGGGAAGAGTTTATTGTTCTTCTGTTTGTCCGTTAGGAACTTTTCAGGATATTATTTACAGGATGGGCCGACGGTTTTTTAAACAAAAACCTTTAAAGTATTCAAAGCCCAAAAATATACTGAGGTATACCGTGCTTGTTGCCGTAATCATTTCATTTATATCCGGTACATCACTTCTGCTTTCGCTTCTGGATCCTTACAGTAATTTTGGAAGAATTACAGGTGATATTTTCAGACCCGCTTTTCAATTTGTGTCAAATAGCCTGGCAGCTGTACTTGAGCGACAGGATATTTTTTGGCTGGCCCGAAAAGATTTAAAAGGGATTCATACATCGTCGGTTGTTTTTGCATCGGGCTTTCTTTTTCTGGTAGTGATCATGTCCTTTTCACGCGGACGGCTCTTTTGTAATACGCTTTGTCCTGTTGGTGCTTTACTCAGTATTTTCTCCCGGGGCTCCCGCTTGCGGATTGTACTTGATAAATCGAGCTGCAATAGCTGCGGCCAGTGCAGTAAGGTGTGTAAAGCCCAGTGTATCGACATTAAAAGCAAAGAGGTGGATTTTACAAGGTGTGTGGCTTGCTTCAATTGTTTAAGCGCCTGCCCTTCTGATGGTGTCTTGTATTCTTCACGGAAAAGTACGCCCTATATTCCTGAAGATGAGAAATTACAGGCAAGCTCCGGCAAACGCAGAACCATTTTAAAGGCCATTTTATTAACAACAGCATTTACATCTGTTAAGGCATTTGCAACCCGGTTAAAGGGCGGCGAAAAACCTACCGAAATTCCTGAAGATAAAAAGCTGGTTGCTACTCCGCCTGGCTCTGGTAGTCATGAACATTTTAATTTATTCTGTACGGCCTGTCATTTATGTGTGAGTGCTTGTCCGACTCAGGTTTTGCAACCTTCCTTTTTACAGTACGGACTTCATGGGCTGATGCAACCTTACATGGATTATCATTCAGGATTTTGCAATTTTGAATGTACACTTTGTGCAGAAATTTGCCCGGCTGATGCTATTAAAATAGTGAAACCTGAGCAAAAAAAGAGGGTTCAACTTGGAGTGGCCCATTTTATTGAGAAAAACTGCGTGGTTTACACTGACAATACTGCTTGCGGAGCCTGTTCCGAACATTGCCCTACAAAGGCTGTAAACATGGTTCCTTATAAAAATGGCCTGACAATTCCTGAAGTCAATGATAAAATTTGCATTGGCTGTGGCGCATGTGAATATGCTTGTCCAACCAGGCCTTACCGCTCTATCTTTGTTGAAGGAAACGCTGTTCATCAATTGGCTGATGAGCCTGTTCAGGAAAAAATTGAACTTCAAAAGACCACAGAAGATTTTCCTTTCTGA